Sequence from the Thunnus maccoyii chromosome 11, fThuMac1.1, whole genome shotgun sequence genome:
GAATTTTGACTAATTTCCCTTATATTTTATTCAGActtggaccagtttttcctttaatttgccacctgtctgtataaataCATAAGACCATCGTGACCCcaagaacacacacaatactttagtagatcagttcatgtGATTTcttgacaataaaaaaactatGAATCATCAGTTATGGTTAAACTGAGAAGGCTTTAGCAGCTAATACTACTGTTCAGTTTACACCTCCACTACAGTATTATCTTCCAATAAACAGTGGAGCTCAGCGGACTGCTGCAGTTAAGCATCATCTCAGACAATCTGATTTCCTTTCTGTCATGTTTGGACTGGAGAGAAGTGGAATAAAAGTGTAAATCATTACGAGGAGCTGGTCTGGTTTTCGTCTGGcgcgcagtgtgtgtgtgtgtgtgtgtcgtcttCCTGTTGGGAGGACAGGAAAGAGATTTTAAGAGAGATACAGTATCTACACAACCCCAGTCACACTCTaaatctctgtgtctctcaccAAAGGTTACAGAGCAGGTGATGTAACACACACTCTGGCTGCCagaaaattcacacacacacacacacacacacacatataaacttATGCAGAAATCTTTATTTgcaaagctaatgctaactaaTTGTAGCCCCTTGTATGCCTGGTTGAATCctctttatttcactttttcttaCATAATGATAAGAATACatgcaagacacacacacacacacacacacacatatatatatttgtaactTTGCTACCATGTGTGTTTATGCCTTCCTCAGGTGTTCAGGTCCCAGAGTTACTTCCTGTATGTGAGGATCATGTACTCTGTGGGCTACGCCGTGTCTCTCGCCTCCCTCAGCCTGGCTGTTTCCATCCTCTGTCTCTTCAGGTCAGTGATGTTTGTGAGTGCTCGGTGAGTTTTCTGTACTCTactcttttacttgtttttaaagcccaaAAAGGTCTCTAGCACCTTCATACCTCTCAGATTGTTTGTCAGAATATGTTCCGAACGCCGGCTCGTTAAATGTgccacaaataaaatgcaatgaGTTACGGTGAGGCAGCTTTTTGCAGCTACGCACCAAagatctggaacaaactcccaccACATATTAGACAAACATCCTCTGTTTGATATTTACAAGACGCAgcttaaaacttatttttatggtcttatgcttttaattaactcaaccttttatttgcctttttactgttatcagcttatttacttcctgtttcatcTTTCTTATCTCAtgattttacctttttatcACTGTaggttttttattgtttttttcctttcttttaatatttttaaatatcaaatttttgttgtttgtttatgttatgaaaagtgctatataaataaagtttattattattattattattattattattattattattattattattattattatcattattattattgttattgttgttgttattattagtattattattattattattattattattattattattattattattatcatttgttattattattattattattattattgttattattattattattattagtagtagtagtagtagtatcattatcattattattattattattattattatcatttgttattattattattattattattattattattgttattattattattattagtagtagtagtagtagtagtatcattatcattattattattattattattattattattatcatttgttattattattattattattattattattattattattgttattattattagtagtagtagtagtagtagtatcattatcattattattattattattattattatcatttgttattattattattattattattattattgttattattattattattagtagtagtagtagtagtagtatcattatcattattattattattattattattattattatcatttgttattattattattattattattattattgttattattattattagtagtagtagtagtagtatcattatcattattattattgttattattattattattattatttttattattatttgttattattattattattgttattgttattattattattattattaatagtagtagtagtagtactagtagtagtagtatcattattattattattattattattattattattatcattattattattattattattagtagtagtagtagtagtagtatcattatcattattattattattattattattattatcattattattattattattattattccaggAACCAACTAAGACCAAATAATTGCAGTCACCACAAACTTTATTTGAATAgtgatttattgtgtttaaattacttttgaccactagggggcagaaagttaccaaaacaaacacagtccTGATCAACCATTAACTtctcaagttgttttttttattttgaattttgtaaGGAAATACCATTTGATAACCAACTTCAAATGTCCGGTATGTATTTAAAGAAAGGCCTATCAAAAGcatgatgttaaaatgtgaaacttTCAAAGTGGATATGTGTTTAGAAAATAAACCCACATCAGATATATGAAGGGTGAGGCCGGCAATATTCACTATTTCACActgttattcctctgtgctgtgacGTTAACGTCCAgtaactattaaaaaacactgatgagTCACACCGCctcactggatgacatgttccttcatcaccatcaacacacacacacactgtagtttattttgactcaatcccacacacacacacacacaccgtcctgctgccagaaatacacactacagcaccaaatgtggattcatccgccactgaaaatagaccccaacaaatacactatttcctcctgttcatttaaacatttaatcataaaaatgacgccttttttaaaatatgaaactgtatGTTTATGAGTCGTTTTTAAGGATTTCCATCTTCGTGTGATTGGATGAGTGCTACAGacacacattgttggttttcaCTCTTATGTTCTCTCCACCAGGAGGCTTCACTGCACGCGCAACTTCATTCACGTCcagctcttcctctccttcatcctccgAGCAGCGTTCATCTTCATCAGAGACACGGTTCTGTTCTCGACTGACGACCGTTTTCACTGCGGCGTCTATCCGGTACTTTCATccatcctgtctgtctgtccgagCAACTTCCTCTTGTCCGTCGAGTAACCTCGTGCTGACGAATCAAGAGAGAGCGTTGcaaaaacttcttatttaagCTCTTGTGGAGTTTTATGTAGGACAAGGTACCGACACAGCAATCACAGCTTCTCCTGTCCTCATGCTGGTAGAACAGATAGACTTTATTCTAATAAATAATAGCTGCCTACACAGGCTGTATAGTAGTTTGTGTAGACGTGTAGCCAGCCTTGAACGGAAATGTATTATTGtgcattttcttcagttttccGTGTGTTGGCTTCTGAGCGCTGCCAAAAACATGAGTGACCAGCAGAACTGTGGTTTGAAGGTATCCTGCGTGGCACAGACAGAAGAGGGCTGAAGATACTGCTGACATGCTGTTTCCACTATGCAGCTCATGTAGACGCTGTGTCACTGTCTGACTGTTCACATGCAAAGCAACATAACGCCTCCTCTTCCTGAGATTACCCACCAGGGAACCAGATGCATAAATGATGTGTGTGACACAAAAAACCATACAAAAcattgagagtgtgtgtgtgtgtgcagtgtgtgaatgtgaagacCTCTTCAGACCAGCGATGCACATTCTTCTGAACTGATTTCTCTCATGTGCTCATGATTCTTTCATCGTGAAGACTAAAAGATGTGGTTGAaatgctagaaaaaaaaaaaaagctagtaaTTTGTAACTCTATACTATTTCCATCAAATTAAGGAAAATTCCTCCACTTGAACAAAACCAGAGGGACATACTGGTGCCATGCTCAAGAAGAACTCTCTCTAAGAccatcacacacataaaaaaagaaagctgcAGTGTGAATGTGTCATTGTGATGTACAGACAGCTGTGGGATACGTGCTCACCTCTTCTACCCTCTGCCGCTCCCTTTAGGTGAGTTGTAAACTTGCAACGGTGCTGTCTAACTACTGCATCATGGCCAACTACAgctggctgctggctgaaggCCACTTCCTGTACAGCCTGGTCAGCGTCTCACTGTTCTCCCACACGAGACACTTGTGGTGGTACATCATCTTCGGCTGGGGTACGATTGTTGGACTAACTCCTCGTTTCACAGCTCATATCCTTAATTAGCTCCAGAATACCTCAAATAATTGTATTTCTGATCACTATGTCTGTTAGTGGATAGTAGTTAAAGCTTTATACCGACATTATCAGGCGTTTCTTTCTCACTAAAAGTCTATTTGAGTTCAGCCTCGTCACAGACAGCTTGGATCCTGTGTGAATATGATTCGAAAACATATTCAAGTAAGTTCTTGTTGAACCTTATTAATCAGATGTCCCTtgtttaaagctataatatgtaattattccacattaaaatgtctaaaaacaactagacctatgttatatatgttgttgagttgtgtacttacattatcccaaatatttccaacagttttcaaactcagagaaatctgtaatttaatcaaagtaacggaccgtttcatttggtcgcctgtcgatggcgtcatacctcctctaccaaagagtaaacacgcacaagatgcatatggcggtgctgtgtttgtccgctacaatggcgtctaccaaagagtaacttacacacatacaagataacacatcggcgttgtggttgttccacacaaactgttataaatggacttttattcagttttaagacacattttcctgataaatttaggtggtttttaactatatcttttagccggaagaaggattttagtcattggacgtctggatcttaagttatcagagaaataaactggacaaacgttagcagcagctcggctaacagcccctccaggaagtccggtggtcaccaaacatcgtcggagaaacactgattttttaggtgaaacagctttaattagtatttttaaagattttaatgtgagtgtacgtttgtttttggagaggaggagacctctgctgataattcggctcccggtaaaaacatcctgaatgattcACACTGGGGTAATCcgattttaaaatatttaccatTTAACTACCAAAGCAGGTCATGAGAACTTTAACATCGGCCGTCATATTTTATCAAAATTATGCATTAACATTAGAATTCAGTtagatttttatattgttttgggtttttttttttgattatcCTGTAAATTGTACACACAGTTCAACAAACATTGACCTCATATTTCTTATCATCAATATATCATTAAAACGTATCAGTTAACAAGGTTGAACTCAGCATGACagttaaaaatgatcaatatttTAATAAGGTAATTTATTTACCTGTGAAATTAATGATATAACATGcaataaaacaggaagtgaatttTATTAAAGTTGGCCGGTGTGGTGTGATGGGGTTGAAAACAAACTAGGGGATGTGTATCAATATTTCAATTTCGTAAATAATTAAGgtatttttcacaaaaaaacaaaattttttaGTTAAAGTAGACAAACATATAATTATATTAGCAGCAAAATTTTGGTATTAATTGCAATTTTTACGTTTTTATGTTCAGTGTTAATGCAATGGTCTACTACTTAGACAacgcattttttaaaaacaatgatgaataattttaatttgttttgcattatAATGCAAAGACAACTGGTTCTATTAATCGATGGATTTAAAAGGTATTTAGTGGTTTCCTTTAATTGAAGTAAGTCTGGGGGATTTAAAGGTGCTCGACTCAGAGAatcactgttttctgttttatccaAAGTACATTTTAGTCTGTAAAATTGTAGAAGTCGATGGTTtaactgtcaaaaaaacaaaccatagCTCAACATTTCTTTACTTTCAGGCTCTCCAACGATTGTTATGATCGGCTGGAGTTTTGCCAGGTACCTCCATGAAGACGAAGGGTAggataaatatatattcatccatacagcacatacacactATATGGCTGAAAGTCTGCGGACGCCCCTTCATTCCAACATCCTTGTATAAATCCCTCTTTTCTCAAGATTCAAAGGACTCCAAACAAACTGCTCATAATTAATCCTAAAACGATGTTTATTCTAATAGAGTAGTGTATGATACTGGTATAACAGGTCTATGCCAGCAGGGGGAGGTCAGGAAGATATTGTTTCTGCATCTATAATTAACTCCACCTGTGTGTATTGATTGTGAAATTATCAGTACTCACACTGAAGAAGGGCGTCTTGCCTGAAATGTCCGTGtggcagttaaaaaaaaaaaaagtcaatttggAGTGCTGTGCtagtctttctttttcattatgaaCTACTTTAAGGATCCAGCACCCAGTTTTCATGGTATTATCATGAGTTGAGTGTgtatcttatcttttttttttttttaaaaatccagaggttccatctgtgtttctctgtgaaaTCTCAGGATACGGTAATTGGGatctacataaacacaatgaaatTTTGATATTACATACattgatattttagacaatagtgtgCTTCAAACTCTGCTGGAAGGAAGAGTGGAAGCTGTCATAGCAGCACATCAATGAACATGGGTTTAGAATCGCTcggtgtccacatacttttggccatagAGCATATTACTTGTGGGAATGTGCTGACCGGTATGCATATGTCTGGCTGACCTTGTGTTAAATCTCTGAACTCTGAAGCTGCTGGGAGACGAGCAGGAGCGAGTGGATCTGGTGGATCCTCAGACTTCCTGTCCTGCTCTTCATCACAGTCAGTACCTCTTAAACCTTAACCCTAACACATGATGATGTAATGCTGAGCGAGGTTTATGAAGCTGACTctaacagatgtgttttttcaggTGAACTTGTTATTCTTCCTGTGTATTATAAGAATACTGGTGGCCAAGCTGAGGACACAAGGCATGTCAGGCTGTGAGTTCAACCACTACAGGTCAGTAACacaaaatacatatattttatttatatacgtTATGCTGATTATGTGCCGTTAGCAACTGAAGACATCTGGAGCGTGTTGCAGCCGCCACTCATCAAGCTTAGTGTCATTATAATGTTATGATGTAAGTGTTGACTAAGTGCAGATTTAtgcattatttaattaaaagcagttgcaccacacaaactagttcttaGTTAGAGATGAGTTGTTATTTAATATCCTACTAACTGCAGGTGGAACCAAATTCACCCAGTAGACGTTGCTCTTCATTCGTGTTaaattacttgaaaaatgtaataatgtaccCATTAAATATTACTCCTTTAAAGATTAATCACTTTACTAATTACTCATTGGTAAAAGTAATTCATTACATGACTTGACTTTCATTACTCGGCGCTTGAAAAccaaagtaactaagtacatttactcaagtattgtgtttaagttcagttttgaggtatttgtactttactcgagtatttccatgtgatgctactttctacatttcagagggaaatattgtactttctactccactacatttatttgacagctttagttacttttcagatgaagatttgacacaatggataatataacaagcttttaaaatacaacacattgttaaagatgaaaccagtggtttccaacctttttggcttttgacgtcttacaaaaagcagtgtgtagtcggggtcacatttcacatgtctatgagttgttaacagctccaccaaatagtgatttttccctctaaacttctcacatgctttcatttcaataaatgttcaaatgatccaatatttcagcaaaaatcaaagattagagaaaaagtccaaaaactgaaaacagatttgtgtatcagaactttgttttttcttctttcctctcccattaatcatctcaccacccctcagatttatctgctgaccctttggaggggcccgacccctaggttgggaaccactggactaaactagctaactgtatataaagtagtgtaaactagctccacctccagcagctacaacagtaacatgctgctctaacactgatgcttcactattaataatctaatgatgtcatatataataatatatcagtcagagggaccaaactaCTACTTTTACTTACATTAACGATCTGTGTACGTCTTTCATCACTGTTGAAAACCTCCACAACCACAAGCTCCATCTTTCTGTGTTTAACAAgtatagaagaagaaaaagagacattgtggtttaacaaacagccacagtgacTCCATAAAGTTCCCTCCTCTCAGTGAAGCTTCATTGTTCTCACAGcctccaactctgaactaaaccagCTGATTCCTGAATGTAGCCTCACCagtggctaacattagcaatccagataaaaaaaagacacatgtaaataagacaaGTCCCCACACCTCCAAATCTCACCAATATGTATCATGTGACGATGGGCAGTGATtgtctctgcctctgtttttgttattcttGTTTGGTGCAGAACTATTCTGCAGAAAGAAATATTCAGAACAGGAATGAAGTGGAGACGGCAGGGTAtaagaaaccaaaaaatgaagcaaaacaCAGGTTAActggttgtgtggttgttggttatTACAAACTACTTTTAGTGCCCGCTCCCACAAGTATTGGACCAATCAAATTACAGTACAGACGCTGAACCTGCCCAATGTAAGGGGCGCTGTTACtccagaaaataaataaaactgaaagtcTCTCACCACTCAAacatttgttcttcttcttgtcctttcagttggatgtttgttcttcttctctgtgcagagtttgttttcacattcatctgctgaaagtttctctgagctcattaaaatctgattttaaggggcctacgagcaggatttgtgacatcacaactagtttggcgCCGATCCTGGTTCAATATTCAACTTTTtcaacaagtgtgatgtggagacttgaagcctccagagcacaaacactgagaatgaacttaacagtgaaggaggagacttTAGAAATCAACaatgtttgcatatttatagcaaatgtttaatgagggagaaggaggagatgccatttttaaggattttaataagataattgaacttttttgtggacaaaaccatatcagacacaaattattagttaaagtagagtattttatatacatcttaaaacatgtcatgtCTTTGACCAAATAAGTACACAAGTCAAAGCAAACACTGAAGATTTATGTTGATTtcttagaaaaaaatgaatttgtaaGTCAGATAAACTATTTAAACCAGTCGTGATGTTTCAGACAAAAACCTTTGATTTCCTTCTATTACtcagattctgtttttttttttaaaaaacaacaggaaactTGCCAAGTCATCATTTCTCCTGGTGTCACTCTTCGGCTTACACTACGTCCTCTTTGCTTTCCTTCCACACAAAGTCAACAACAAGACCTATGAAATCTGCAACTTTATTGAACTGGCTTTTGCCTCCACTCAGGTACAGTAAAGATTTTCTCGTCACTCAGCAGGGtcgtttttttttcactgttagTTTCTGAGATATTATCCTCATGCAGCTCTGAGAGAGCAGTTAGTAGAATCTGCAATAATGAATGTACTGATGTTGAAATCATTGTTACTGGGAGAGTGGAACAGGAAGctgctaaaaataaacatgcatgCCTGGTCAGCAAACTTTCCTTGGAAACACGTCTGTTATTGTCTTGGAAACAGCTGGTGTTTCTGTATGTGCTGTTTCAGGGGTTTGTTGTAGCAGTTCTGTACTGTTTCCTGAATGGAGAGGTAAGGATTAACTCTCACCACTTCCCAAAATGACAGTTTGCCTTTTCACTTCTGTATTTAAGTTCCATACTGCTCACTACGGATATCCTGATCAGGGGTTTTTTTGCTAATCTGGTTCCTCTAATGACTAAAAATGCCAATACTGAGCCCGATCTGATACTTATATTTGCctaaatgttgattaaatatgcatcttacacatttaaataatgcAGCTTTAGATTACTGAATTTGGCACACCTTATTTTACACAAGCTACTTGATCCAAACACTGAAGGCTAAACTATTAAGCTGATAAGGTATTGATATGATGTGAAGTTAAACTGAGGGAATGTGACTCCTGAAACTGACATGAAGCGATCAACTAGAGagaagacgtctcactctgtcGGTCTTCAGAGGTTTAGACAAAAAATTCACCGACTGTGATTACAAATCGGTTCAGTGAGGAAACTGGAAACTAGCTGTAAAATAAGTTGgccagaaaaaacaaagaatcgTCAGTAAAGATCAACATACGGTTCTCATAAGAAGAACAGCAATGACAATTATTCAATAAACAtacaagaggaaaaagaggaaaatactAATCAGTTATCACAACAGTAATTTATAATGTGGCGTTAGCAGCACATTAGCGCCAGATAGCTAATAAaggctagcttggttagcagcAGGCTGATCATAGAAGAACTAAATTCTACTAAATCACACATCAATAATCACAAACCAGCTGTAATAAAAGCTGTAATAGAAAGAATacctacatatatatatatatatatatatatatatatatatatatatatataattattattataattgtttttattgaaacttTTACAAATCTTTTGTTTGTATTAGCTACATTTGGAGCCATCATAGACTATGGGACCCACCAACATGTCGCCCTATGCTGCTGCCGTTGGCTTGTAGCTGTTTGGAAAACACTGACGTTCTCTTATGAGCTGTTCAATCACgtcataaataattaaattctAAACAATGTAAATGATTGTTCAGGTGCAGAATGAGATCCAGAGGAGGTGGCGGAGGTGGAGGCTGAAGGAGCGTCTGCCGGTGGAGTCCAGAAGACAGTGCGGCTCCATGAGCCAAAGTGGGGGCGGCCCCACCAACGTCACTCTGCTCATCAAAGCAGCCACATCACCCGAGTCTGACCTGGCATAGCAGGAAGCTGGGGGGACTGTACAAGACCACTGAGGTCAAATCCAAGACCAAGTCCACATTGGGTCCAGAGGAGACAGAGACCATCAGCTGCTAGCTGAGACCTGAGCAAACAGAGTCCTGTTCAATAACGAAATATGCAATAaaccaaacatattttttcaaaagtAAAGATAATACTGAGTTCATTAGCAAGAAAGCTCTCTGCATTCAGGTTTAAGGACTGTTGCACACACAGGTCTCTGTAGGAGAAATCCCCACAAACTGCTGGGAGTGCTGGGAGAAGTTAGACATCCGTGGAAGAATTAATTTTTAGCCACTtagatccagactgaaatatctcaacaaatattgtatgaattgccatgaaagtTGACATTCATGGTGCTCAACGGATGAATTCTACTGGCTttggtgatccactgactttttttatccagcgccaccagcaggtcaaagtttacACTTATCAAGTAAAAAAGTATCTCAACATATACTAGATGGATTAGCATAAAATGTTATACACACATTTGTGGTTCCTAGATGTATAATAATGACCCAATGGATCCGCTAGAGGTGGAAATTACAAATCACTTATTAATGTTATTGAACATAGAAGCCCAAACATAGAAGATCCCATATGTTTACATTATGACCACCGTTTTTTTCTATTATATCAACTTTGTTTCcgagaaatcatgttttgtccgTGATACAACTACCACAATACCAATGACCCTCAGCcgccgttgctatggagaagaagccagtcagaggtgGCAATCGGAGCGTGATGAATTCAAAACGCTGTTGTCTTTAAATTAAGAGTGAATTAATTTACACTGTTGTCCGCCTGCTGTTAGGGGAACATGCAACtaactttaaatgttatattGGAGTTATCGTAATTATGAGTTTCCAACTTGTAAATAGTGTTCACGTCAGCAACAAGTCATACTTAAAGCTGCAACCAGCGTTGGttgggacctcgcactctggcccgttgggatcagatcattttgctttttaaaaatgagggaaaaatggtgtgcttttattttgaaagtttgattgaaatgtgtactgtcaggtgtgtagagacaataagtaactgcagctggacacagaaaaatactcatatatttgaatggagagtgtgagtgaatccacacctttttgaacatttactgcttccacatagttttagatacaaacttcatttgaactttaaatgagtcacgagactttgacctacaaatcttgaatttacatgttttttctatcttttcctgtttttaagatattagagtgtgagttttaaagtcttttcttgctcctcctgtgattttataatgagtgtgtattgcagaatgtttcacagcactgagggagtgacatcaccaggagtagctggagaggaggattttagagtaccctttttgtgaaatatcctcataaatcccatgactttggccaaatcttacattaaaaatcatattttagtaggaaatttcgttgcCATTCCATTGACACAGGTATGAAAGcggtcagacttatagtttagacgtcagaagcctctgtttgacacaaagttcatgcccatagtttgcctccccattggtttacattgtaagggtgatgtggcactgcaactttcagggcttataaaatccaaaccattcGAGtcattacaaagtttttaacaactttttttcagcacagtgtcataagtcatgtattaaagtttgaagccgataccattaacgccgTCGGAGGAGATAGTGTTTGTTCGGGGTCCAAAATCGGAGCACAGTCTTActttgaaaggctaattgtggacttcctgttggtcaggggtgtcagcatatgatttgtaggtcttgatgagacgaataattgagttttggtttgatctctctacgacattcctacaggccatggcggccattttagttatataggtggcgctagagagcacattttggcactttgggggttaatttttacacaaatttttcaccagacctgatgtgcgtgccaaatttggtgagtttttgagcatgtttagggggtcaaattcagggtttaagtggcataataataaagaaagaaagaacaaaagaaagaaacaaacacaggaaaaacaacagGGTCCTCACCCTTAggctgttttacagtagtcttTTGCCTTTTGGGCTCAGTCCCTAACTATGAATCTGGGAATCTGGGATTTTTCTGAAAAGCTGTGATATATCTGACTTGGCTGTCGCCACTCGATGTAATTAAACCagaatttattgtaattttgacaatgcaaaa
This genomic interval carries:
- the LOC121907447 gene encoding secretin receptor isoform X2, coding for MWIPGELAIIAILLQCCLHAEAIPPECDPNYILLQDEVTCLELLEANRSSLSPGKQECSGWWDHPNCWPHAEVGEVVSQPCPRFLHATGRVFRNCTEQGWTELYPPHEIACEYGLNGSLPLEVFRSQSYFLYVRIMYSVGYAVSLASLSLAVSILCLFRRLHCTRNFIHVQLFLSFILRAAFIFIRDTVLFSTDDRFHCGVYPVSCKLATVLSNYCIMANYSWLLAEGHFLYSLVSVSLFSHTRHLWWYIIFGWVYLSSASSQTAWILCEYDSKTYSSSPTIVMIGWSFARYLHEDEGCWETSRSEWIWWILRLPVLLFITVNLLFFLCIIRILVAKLRTQGMSGCEFNHYRKLAKSSFLLVSLFGLHYVLFAFLPHKVNNKTYEICNFIELAFASTQGFVVAVLYCFLNGEVQNEIQRRWRRWRLKERLPVESRRQCGSMSQSGGGPTNVTLLIKAATSPESDLA
- the LOC121907447 gene encoding secretin receptor isoform X3, which codes for MNARPQYNVQPSPTGPDRLEAEAIPPECDPNYILLQDEVTCLELLEANRSSLSPGKQECSGWWDHPNCWPHAEVGEVVSQPCPRFLHATGRVFRNCTEQGWTELYPPHEIACEYGLNGSLPLEVFRSQSYFLYVRIMYSVGYAVSLASLSLAVSILCLFRRLHCTRNFIHVQLFLSFILRAAFIFIRDTVLFSTDDRFHCGVYPVSCKLATVLSNYCIMANYSWLLAEGHFLYSLVSVSLFSHTRHLWWYIIFGWVYLSSASSQTAWILCEYDSKTYSSSPTIVMIGWSFARYLHEDEGCWETSRSEWIWWILRLPVLLFITVNLLFFLCIIRILVAKLRTQGMSGCEFNHYRKLAKSSFLLVSLFGLHYVLFAFLPHKVNNKTYEICNFIELAFASTQVQNEIQRRWRRWRLKERLPVESRRQCGSMSQSGGGPTNVTLLIKAATSPESDLA
- the LOC121907447 gene encoding secretin receptor isoform X4; this translates as MDEIRAEAIPPECDPNYILLQDEVTCLELLEANRSSLSPGKQECSGWWDHPNCWPHAEVGEVVSQPCPRFLHATGRVFRNCTEQGWTELYPPHEIACEYGLNGSLPLEVFRSQSYFLYVRIMYSVGYAVSLASLSLAVSILCLFRRLHCTRNFIHVQLFLSFILRAAFIFIRDTVLFSTDDRFHCGVYPVSCKLATVLSNYCIMANYSWLLAEGHFLYSLVSVSLFSHTRHLWWYIIFGWVYLSSASSQTAWILCEYDSKTYSSSPTIVMIGWSFARYLHEDEGCWETSRSEWIWWILRLPVLLFITVNLLFFLCIIRILVAKLRTQGMSGCEFNHYRKLAKSSFLLVSLFGLHYVLFAFLPHKVNNKTYEICNFIELAFASTQGFVVAVLYCFLNGEVQNEIQRRWRRWRLKERLPVESRRQCGSMSQSGGGPTNVTLLIKAATSPESDLA
- the LOC121907447 gene encoding secretin receptor isoform X1, coding for MNARPQYNVQPSPTGPDRLEAEAIPPECDPNYILLQDEVTCLELLEANRSSLSPGKQECSGWWDHPNCWPHAEVGEVVSQPCPRFLHATGRVFRNCTEQGWTELYPPHEIACEYGLNGSLPLEVFRSQSYFLYVRIMYSVGYAVSLASLSLAVSILCLFRRLHCTRNFIHVQLFLSFILRAAFIFIRDTVLFSTDDRFHCGVYPVSCKLATVLSNYCIMANYSWLLAEGHFLYSLVSVSLFSHTRHLWWYIIFGWVYLSSASSQTAWILCEYDSKTYSSSPTIVMIGWSFARYLHEDEGCWETSRSEWIWWILRLPVLLFITVNLLFFLCIIRILVAKLRTQGMSGCEFNHYRKLAKSSFLLVSLFGLHYVLFAFLPHKVNNKTYEICNFIELAFASTQGFVVAVLYCFLNGEVQNEIQRRWRRWRLKERLPVESRRQCGSMSQSGGGPTNVTLLIKAATSPESDLA
- the LOC121907447 gene encoding secretin receptor isoform X5, with the translated sequence MNARPQYNVQPSPTGPDRLEAEAIPPECDPNYILLQDEVTCLELLEANRSSLSPGKQECSGWWDHPNCWPHAEVGEVVSQPCPRFLHATGRVFRNCTEQGWTELYPPHEIACEYGLNGSLPLEVFRSQSYFLYVRIMYSVGYAVSLASLSLAVSILCLFRRLHCTRNFIHVQLFLSFILRAAFIFIRDTVLFSTDDRFHCGVYPVSCKLATVLSNYCIMANYSWLLAEGHFLYSLVSVSLFSHTRHLWWYIIFGWGSPTIVMIGWSFARYLHEDEGCWETSRSEWIWWILRLPVLLFITVNLLFFLCIIRILVAKLRTQGMSGCEFNHYRKLAKSSFLLVSLFGLHYVLFAFLPHKVNNKTYEICNFIELAFASTQGFVVAVLYCFLNGEVQNEIQRRWRRWRLKERLPVESRRQCGSMSQSGGGPTNVTLLIKAATSPESDLA